A section of the Methanoregula formicica SMSP genome encodes:
- the nadX gene encoding aspartate dehydrogenase — protein MLRIGLLGCGNIGHIIARHAGRFTIVAVFDQVPDRAREIEAISGATAYREFDSFIQAGFDIVVEAASVSAVKRHAPDVLAHGKDMVIMSVGALTDPGFRNLIRAKARENGRKVYIPSGAIFGLDNLKIGRISTLRKLLLRTTKSPAALGIEAHERRQIFAGKANECIKSFPKNVNVSVAMSLAAGMDADVELFVDPAVDQNVHELFIEGDFGETYVRVTNMPSPDNPATSYLAALSVLSLLEKMDDPIVVGT, from the coding sequence ATGTTACGGATCGGGCTGCTCGGCTGCGGCAACATCGGGCATATCATTGCACGCCATGCAGGCCGGTTCACGATCGTGGCAGTGTTTGACCAGGTCCCCGATCGCGCCCGGGAGATCGAGGCAATTTCCGGTGCAACAGCGTACCGGGAATTCGATTCCTTTATCCAGGCTGGCTTTGACATCGTGGTCGAAGCCGCGTCAGTCAGCGCGGTCAAACGGCATGCGCCGGACGTGCTGGCTCACGGAAAAGACATGGTGATCATGAGCGTCGGCGCCCTGACCGACCCGGGCTTCCGGAACCTGATCCGGGCAAAGGCCCGCGAGAACGGCAGAAAAGTCTACATTCCGAGCGGGGCAATCTTCGGCCTCGACAACCTCAAGATCGGGAGGATATCGACACTCAGAAAGCTCCTGCTCCGGACAACCAAGAGCCCTGCAGCGCTGGGAATCGAGGCGCACGAACGGCGGCAGATCTTTGCCGGGAAGGCCAACGAGTGTATTAAATCCTTCCCGAAAAACGTCAATGTGTCGGTTGCCATGAGCCTTGCTGCCGGCATGGATGCCGATGTCGAACTCTTCGTTGATCCCGCGGTGGACCAGAACGTCCACGAACTCTTCATTGAAGGAGACTTCGGCGAGACCTATGTCCGCGTCACCAACATGCCCAGCCCCGACAACCCTGCAACCAGTTACCTTGCCGCCCTCTCCGTGCTCTCGCTCCTGGAGAAGATGGACGACCCGATCGTTGTCGGAACATAA
- a CDS encoding energy-coupling factor ABC transporter permease encodes MAHIHLEDGAFPLTWVLVWWLLALACIGIALWILRSQGRKDTGRITVAAFVTAAAFALFQVNIPLFGGVHLNLTPLVGILAGPVLGSLVILVINILSAAIGHGGWGLVGANVLVNLAEVLIAWAVFRGSRTFIPDLFSRAAIATFAGLFCGNLIMIAIILLSGVQGIAQSSGQVLAGLSLIVAVNMGVAVIEALISGLIVRYIGNVRPDLLGEQGR; translated from the coding sequence ATGGCACACATCCATCTCGAAGACGGGGCGTTCCCGCTCACCTGGGTCCTTGTCTGGTGGCTCCTTGCCCTTGCATGCATCGGGATTGCACTCTGGATCTTACGGTCTCAGGGGCGAAAGGATACCGGCAGGATCACCGTTGCCGCGTTTGTGACGGCAGCAGCCTTCGCGCTCTTCCAGGTCAATATCCCGCTCTTTGGCGGAGTCCACCTGAACCTGACACCCCTTGTCGGCATCCTTGCCGGGCCGGTGCTCGGTTCCCTCGTGATACTGGTCATTAATATCCTCTCGGCAGCCATCGGCCACGGGGGATGGGGCCTTGTAGGGGCAAACGTGCTCGTGAACCTTGCCGAGGTTCTCATTGCATGGGCGGTCTTCCGGGGATCCCGCACGTTCATTCCCGATCTCTTCTCCCGGGCAGCGATTGCCACATTCGCCGGACTCTTCTGCGGCAACCTCATCATGATCGCGATCATTTTGCTCTCCGGGGTCCAGGGGATAGCCCAGTCATCGGGACAGGTCCTTGCCGGCCTCTCTCTCATTGTCGCCGTGAACATGGGAGTGGCCGTGATCGAGGCGCTCATCTCGGGACTCATTGTGCGATATATCGGGAATGTCCGGCCGGACCTTCTGGGAGAGCAGGGACGATGA
- a CDS encoding transcriptional regulator, translated as MTKHCCTLMHCDTMVRNLLPPMRAEMVFRLVQKQGLSQSDAAKKLGVTRAAVSQYMSRKRGAGEVEISSELDLMIDRWALAVVTGESDINLCDVCQCAKQKTPF; from the coding sequence ATGACCAAGCACTGCTGTACCCTGATGCACTGCGACACCATGGTCAGGAACCTTTTGCCCCCCATGCGGGCCGAGATGGTCTTCCGCCTGGTGCAGAAGCAGGGACTGAGCCAGAGCGACGCGGCAAAAAAACTTGGTGTCACGAGAGCGGCAGTCTCCCAGTACATGAGCAGGAAGCGGGGTGCAGGAGAGGTCGAGATCTCCTCAGAACTTGACCTGATGATCGACCGCTGGGCTCTTGCCGTTGTTACGGGTGAGAGCGACATCAATCTCTGTGATGTATGCCAGTGTGCCAAACAGAAGACCCCGTTCTGA
- a CDS encoding elongation factor 1-beta → MGSVAVIMRVMPESPEVNLDELKKALKEKLPGIQDVKEEPIGFGLKAIKFAAIVNDAGGETDMLEKTIGAIPGVERAEIIEVTLT, encoded by the coding sequence ATGGGCAGTGTCGCAGTCATCATGCGGGTCATGCCCGAGTCACCTGAGGTCAACCTCGATGAGCTCAAGAAAGCGCTGAAGGAGAAGCTCCCCGGCATCCAGGATGTCAAGGAAGAGCCCATCGGTTTTGGCTTGAAGGCCATCAAGTTCGCCGCCATTGTCAACGATGCCGGTGGCGAGACAGACATGCTCGAAAAGACGATCGGTGCTATTCCCGGCGTCGAACGGGCAGAGATTATCGAAGTAACCCTGACATAA
- the map gene encoding type II methionyl aminopeptidase, with product MKDDILENYRTAGSLASRILREGAQGIRVGASYLDLVESIEARVKNEGAALAFPLNLSLNEDAAHDTASPGDERVFHKGDVAKLDLGVQIDGYIADTAVTVDLGNNSLLLDASKEALEAAIRAIKPGVHAGTLGAAIQQEIERRGYRPVSNLTGHGLGQYVQHGPPTIPNVGTGGGTVIEEGMVFAIEPFATTGSGRVGEKSRAEIYSQISNRPVRIPAGRTILEKIRDRRGLPFSRRWLLEKKLDLALPALVRSGTLHVYPVLADIPGSLVSQHEHTVIVTSDGCLVTTR from the coding sequence GTGAAGGACGACATCCTGGAGAACTACCGGACTGCCGGTTCCCTTGCATCGCGGATCCTCCGCGAAGGTGCGCAGGGGATCCGGGTTGGGGCATCCTACCTCGATCTTGTCGAATCCATTGAGGCGCGGGTGAAAAACGAGGGGGCAGCGCTTGCATTTCCGCTCAACCTCTCCTTGAACGAGGACGCTGCGCACGACACGGCTTCCCCGGGCGATGAACGGGTCTTCCATAAGGGGGACGTGGCCAAGCTCGACCTCGGGGTGCAGATCGACGGCTACATTGCCGACACCGCTGTGACGGTCGACCTCGGGAACAACTCGCTGCTGCTCGACGCATCGAAGGAAGCCCTTGAAGCAGCGATCCGGGCAATAAAACCCGGTGTGCATGCCGGGACACTGGGGGCCGCCATCCAGCAGGAGATCGAGAGGAGAGGGTATCGCCCCGTTTCCAACCTCACCGGCCACGGGCTGGGCCAGTACGTCCAGCACGGCCCTCCGACCATTCCCAATGTCGGTACGGGTGGGGGGACCGTGATTGAAGAAGGCATGGTCTTTGCCATCGAGCCGTTCGCGACAACGGGAAGTGGTCGCGTAGGGGAGAAATCACGGGCAGAGATCTATTCCCAGATCTCAAATCGCCCCGTACGCATTCCGGCAGGCCGCACCATCCTTGAAAAGATCCGGGACCGCAGGGGGCTGCCATTTTCCCGCCGCTGGCTCTTGGAGAAGAAACTCGATCTCGCCCTTCCCGCGCTTGTGCGATCGGGGACGCTCCATGTCTACCCGGTCCTTGCCGACATCCCCGGCTCCCTTGTCTCCCAGCACGAGCACACGGTCATTGTGACCAGCGATGGCTGTCTGGTGACAACCCGGTAA
- a CDS encoding MarR family transcriptional regulator: MQPATLPPSSKTVLQILDAGGSMTHKDIVQQSRLAPRTVRYALKKLKERGLIIEKFNFRDARQIIYQNRSSYVEKPQSAFA; this comes from the coding sequence ATGCAACCAGCAACACTACCACCATCCTCGAAGACGGTGCTCCAGATCCTGGATGCCGGCGGTTCGATGACCCACAAGGACATTGTCCAGCAGAGTCGCCTTGCACCGCGGACCGTCCGGTATGCGTTAAAGAAACTCAAGGAGCGCGGCCTCATCATCGAGAAGTTCAACTTCCGGGATGCCCGCCAGATCATCTACCAGAACAGGTCATCCTACGTGGAAAAGCCCCAGAGTGCATTTGCATGA
- a CDS encoding zinc finger domain-containing protein, with protein MSDKKCTSCNAPLADEGATEFGCPACGVEISRCYRCREQSIPYTCPKCGFGGP; from the coding sequence ATGTCAGATAAGAAGTGTACGTCCTGCAATGCCCCGCTTGCAGATGAGGGCGCAACAGAATTCGGTTGCCCCGCGTGCGGTGTCGAGATCAGCCGGTGCTACCGGTGCCGGGAGCAGAGCATCCCCTATACCTGCCCCAAGTGCGGATTCGGGGGACCGTAA
- a CDS encoding M24 family metallopeptidase yields the protein MDPLSEAIRKSGADAYVMYASSRDADMRYMTKFVTSDPFVFFRKSGGKDTIIISQMEVGRASRESPAAVMTRAEAHLPEILKKEKDPLRATAKMIAGQAGKKILVPPQFPVGLARALEKYCTVIVDSGTILSMRAEKSHAEIAAMRRVQKVTETALGLGVELIRKATVKKGILSLKGKPLTSEDIRFVMHTHLLSCGCTAVDTIVACGGDTAIPHATGTGPLRADEPIIIDLFPVEEASGYYADMTRTVVKGEPSNEIREMYDVLCEAKHLATSLIKPGVPGADVYQAVVDFFKDHRYESDTRGFTHNLGHGVGLQVHELPTVGPAGTELSAGNVITIEPGLYYPGTGGVRLEDMGAVTAKGFSNFTHFSEELVL from the coding sequence ATGGATCCACTTTCCGAGGCAATCAGGAAGAGCGGGGCGGATGCGTACGTGATGTATGCCAGCTCGCGCGACGCGGACATGCGCTACATGACGAAGTTTGTGACAAGCGACCCGTTCGTCTTTTTCCGGAAATCCGGGGGGAAAGATACGATCATCATCTCCCAGATGGAAGTCGGGCGCGCGTCCCGCGAATCGCCTGCGGCAGTGATGACACGGGCCGAAGCGCACCTGCCGGAGATCTTAAAAAAAGAGAAAGACCCGCTCCGCGCAACAGCGAAAATGATTGCCGGGCAGGCCGGAAAGAAGATCCTCGTCCCCCCCCAGTTCCCGGTCGGGCTAGCCCGTGCACTGGAGAAATACTGCACCGTGATCGTAGATTCCGGGACGATCCTGTCCATGCGGGCAGAGAAGTCACATGCCGAGATCGCCGCAATGCGCCGCGTCCAGAAGGTGACCGAGACTGCGCTCGGTCTCGGCGTTGAGCTGATCCGGAAGGCCACGGTTAAGAAAGGGATCCTTTCCCTTAAGGGCAAGCCCCTGACCTCGGAAGATATCCGCTTCGTCATGCACACCCATCTTCTGTCCTGCGGTTGCACAGCAGTTGACACCATCGTTGCGTGCGGCGGGGACACAGCAATCCCGCATGCCACCGGCACCGGACCCCTGCGGGCAGACGAGCCGATCATCATCGACCTCTTCCCGGTCGAGGAGGCGAGCGGCTATTACGCTGATATGACCCGCACGGTGGTCAAGGGCGAACCCTCGAACGAGATCCGGGAGATGTACGATGTCCTGTGCGAGGCAAAACACCTCGCGACATCGCTGATAAAACCGGGCGTGCCGGGGGCTGATGTCTACCAGGCAGTCGTGGACTTCTTTAAAGACCACAGGTACGAGAGCGATACCCGGGGATTCACCCACAACCTCGGGCATGGCGTGGGATTGCAGGTGCACGAGCTGCCGACCGTGGGACCGGCAGGAACGGAGCTGAGTGCCGGGAACGTGATCACCATCGAGCCGGGCCTGTACTATCCCGGCACCGGCGGAGTCCGGCTTGAGGACATGGGAGCCGTCACTGCAAAGGGCTTCTCCAATTTCACGCACTTCTCCGAGGAGCTGGTCCTGTGA
- a CDS encoding HEAT repeat domain-containing protein translates to MSPPLPEPAGPASVEDPEVIEERRKRRVRGLIALLKDPNLNFRWQAAEMLGPERDPEAVGPLIEALKDPYVDVQWLAAKSLGQIGDKRALEPLLEASASDNKWLREGAAWGLGKLKDPRAVDRLIVLLKDMKTRVRKVAAWALGAIGDRRVVPNLTESLGDPDATVREAARNALLSMGAEPQEPAGSPSPS, encoded by the coding sequence GTGTCACCCCCATTACCGGAACCAGCAGGGCCGGCCAGTGTGGAAGACCCGGAAGTGATCGAAGAGCGGCGGAAGCGCCGCGTCCGCGGCCTGATTGCCCTGCTGAAGGATCCCAACCTGAATTTCCGCTGGCAGGCTGCGGAGATGCTCGGGCCCGAGCGCGATCCGGAAGCTGTCGGCCCGCTCATCGAAGCCCTGAAAGACCCGTATGTCGATGTCCAGTGGCTTGCCGCAAAGTCGCTGGGCCAGATTGGGGACAAACGGGCGCTGGAGCCCCTGCTGGAGGCATCGGCATCAGATAACAAATGGTTACGGGAAGGTGCTGCGTGGGGTCTTGGGAAACTGAAAGATCCCCGGGCTGTTGACCGCCTGATCGTTCTCCTCAAGGATATGAAGACCCGTGTCCGGAAAGTGGCAGCCTGGGCGCTGGGGGCAATCGGAGACAGGCGCGTCGTGCCCAACCTGACCGAATCCTTAGGCGATCCCGATGCGACAGTCCGCGAGGCTGCGCGAAATGCGCTACTCTCTATGGGTGCCGAGCCGCAGGAGCCGGCCGGGTCCCCGTCGCCATCATAA
- a CDS encoding phospholipase D-like domain-containing protein: MRCLLLLMVLLVIPATAGAAGTVLITEFCPDPYLAGDPDEYLVLSGYGPLDAITVSDGKSGFSFPPGSSIAGTLTIARNGTAFLQSHGRLPAYEWQDSSDVVPDVISSKSLRMANANDSLMVYDRGTLIQQVSWPRDVAAREGQVHFLERGIWDPRPLMLGQSRFLPADFSDVTVTAFVSPDCSDEAFLSVIGNASGEILLNVYEFSSPAMADALARARARGVTVTVLVEGGPVGGIGEEEKAALWDLNRSGIPVYAMVSSGTAHAPYRYDHAKYVVIDRTTVLVVSENFKYNGFAPEGISGNRGWGVVVHDPAMAGYFATVFQEDLRSPSVVPYSGGPGRREVISTETHTPVFHPQTFTGATVSPVLAPDTSSQVTALIASAEKSIDIEEAYITNETRFTLNPYLAAAIDASRRGVTVRVLLDSYWYNTEGKNDNDEMVEIINRIATAEHLPLEARLADLEISRLAKIHNKGVIVDGRKVLVSSVNWNSNSPNFNREAGVIIDHPGVAEYFTSVFEEDWNPGVKTPGPGTDYAKFIIALLVVAALLGYGYYRRRT, translated from the coding sequence ATGCGTTGTCTCCTCCTCCTCATGGTTCTTCTTGTCATTCCTGCAACAGCCGGTGCAGCAGGGACGGTCCTGATCACCGAGTTCTGCCCGGATCCCTACCTTGCAGGTGACCCCGACGAGTATCTTGTTCTCTCGGGGTACGGCCCGCTGGACGCGATCACGGTATCCGATGGAAAGAGCGGTTTTTCCTTTCCCCCGGGCAGTTCCATCGCTGGTACCCTGACCATTGCACGGAACGGGACTGCATTTCTCCAGAGCCACGGGAGGTTGCCGGCATATGAGTGGCAGGATTCGTCGGATGTGGTTCCGGACGTGATCAGCAGCAAATCCCTGCGCATGGCCAATGCCAACGACTCGCTCATGGTATACGACCGGGGAACTCTCATTCAGCAGGTATCCTGGCCCCGTGATGTTGCGGCACGCGAAGGGCAGGTGCATTTTCTTGAGAGAGGAATATGGGATCCGCGCCCGCTCATGCTCGGGCAGTCCCGCTTCCTCCCAGCAGATTTCTCTGACGTGACCGTAACGGCGTTCGTCTCCCCGGATTGTTCCGATGAGGCCTTCCTGTCGGTGATCGGCAACGCATCCGGGGAGATCCTGCTCAATGTATACGAGTTTTCGAGCCCGGCCATGGCGGATGCGCTGGCACGCGCCCGGGCGCGTGGTGTCACGGTAACGGTTCTCGTTGAAGGAGGGCCGGTCGGGGGTATCGGTGAAGAAGAGAAAGCAGCGCTGTGGGACCTGAACCGGAGCGGGATCCCTGTGTATGCAATGGTGTCGTCCGGGACCGCACATGCTCCCTACCGGTATGATCATGCCAAGTATGTTGTCATCGACCGGACAACGGTCCTTGTCGTGAGTGAGAATTTCAAGTACAACGGATTTGCACCGGAAGGGATCTCGGGCAACCGGGGGTGGGGCGTTGTCGTGCACGATCCTGCCATGGCAGGATATTTCGCCACGGTTTTCCAGGAGGACTTGCGGAGCCCATCTGTTGTCCCTTATTCCGGCGGGCCCGGACGGCGAGAAGTCATCTCCACGGAGACGCACACACCGGTATTTCACCCGCAGACGTTTACCGGTGCAACCGTCAGCCCTGTCCTTGCGCCCGACACCAGCAGCCAGGTGACGGCACTGATCGCCTCTGCAGAGAAGAGCATCGATATCGAGGAAGCCTATATCACCAACGAGACCCGGTTCACGTTGAACCCTTATCTCGCTGCGGCAATCGATGCCTCACGCCGCGGGGTCACAGTGCGGGTCCTTCTGGACTCCTATTGGTACAATACCGAAGGAAAAAATGACAATGACGAGATGGTAGAAATCATCAACCGCATTGCCACGGCCGAACACCTCCCGCTCGAAGCCCGGCTGGCAGACCTGGAAATAAGCCGTCTTGCGAAGATCCACAACAAAGGGGTCATTGTCGACGGCAGAAAGGTTCTGGTCAGCAGTGTCAACTGGAACAGCAACTCCCCGAATTTCAACCGGGAGGCCGGTGTAATCATCGACCATCCCGGTGTTGCAGAGTATTTTACGTCCGTGTTCGAAGAGGACTGGAACCCGGGCGTAAAGACACCCGGTCCTGGAACGGATTATGCAAAATTTATAATAGCGCTGCTGGTTGTTGCTGCCCTGCTGGGATACGGGTACTATCGCAGGAGGACGTAA
- a CDS encoding malate dehydrogenase, whose translation MVKVTIVGATGNVGMFAAHAISSIPHIDEILLHGRPGREALLMGITQDLMDSFAARGTDIRVTWTTDLHDAAGSDIVVILAGVPRKAGQDRLDLALENARIVAPIAETIGKVAPDTKLFVVTNPVDVMTSVALRFSMLKPHQVFGLGTHLDSMRLKALIASYFHVHVSEVHTRIIGEHGDSLVPLWSATTIGGIKISNLPEFSHLPVKDFIESVKCSGHRIIQNKGSTVYGPGEAIATLVRTILLDENRILTVSAFIHREVHCIGNICIGVPARVNRQGVFPITIRLDESEVIAFRDSVEKIRASTDSVIKTLEQERQ comes from the coding sequence ATGGTTAAGGTGACCATTGTCGGCGCAACAGGCAATGTCGGGATGTTTGCAGCACATGCCATCTCATCGATCCCGCACATCGACGAGATCCTGCTCCATGGCAGGCCCGGGCGCGAAGCCCTCTTAATGGGAATAACCCAGGACCTGATGGACTCGTTCGCTGCACGGGGCACGGACATCCGTGTCACTTGGACAACCGACTTGCACGATGCTGCCGGTTCGGATATTGTCGTTATCCTTGCCGGCGTTCCCCGGAAAGCGGGGCAGGACCGGCTCGACCTGGCGCTGGAAAATGCACGGATCGTGGCACCGATAGCAGAAACCATCGGCAAGGTCGCCCCGGACACCAAGCTCTTTGTGGTTACCAACCCGGTCGACGTGATGACCAGCGTTGCCCTGCGGTTTTCGATGTTAAAGCCCCACCAGGTCTTCGGCCTTGGCACCCACCTTGACTCGATGCGTTTGAAGGCCCTGATTGCATCTTACTTCCATGTCCATGTCAGCGAGGTGCATACCCGTATCATCGGCGAGCACGGCGACAGCCTTGTCCCCCTCTGGTCTGCGACCACCATCGGCGGTATCAAGATCTCGAACCTGCCGGAGTTCTCGCACTTACCGGTCAAGGATTTCATCGAATCCGTGAAATGCAGCGGTCACCGCATTATCCAGAACAAGGGTTCAACCGTTTACGGCCCGGGAGAAGCGATCGCAACCCTCGTGCGGACAATCCTGCTTGACGAGAACAGGATCCTCACTGTCTCTGCCTTCATCCACAGGGAAGTCCACTGCATCGGCAACATCTGTATCGGGGTGCCTGCCCGTGTCAACCGTCAGGGCGTGTTTCCCATCACCATCCGGCTTGACGAATCGGAAGTGATCGCGTTCCGCGATTCCGTGGAAAAGATCCGCGCAAGTACCGATTCAGTTATTAAAACGCTGGAACAGGAACGGCAATAA
- the nadC gene encoding carboxylating nicotinate-nucleotide diphosphorylase, whose protein sequence is MGMTVLDELLDFLKEDTPAGDVTSEAVIPDITCTAAIRAEQDGTLAGIEEATLLFTHFGIAVTNGKRDGDTVRRDESVLTFSGTAKNILLVERTALNILGRMSGIATRTAAMAAIVRRVNPACRVAGTRKTCPGFRRFDKKAVQIGGGDPHRMNLSDGILIKDNHLAIVPLEKAIHKARAHSAYKKIEVEVESAADAVRAARAGADIIMLDNMMPLQVQETLASLQENGVRDRVVIEISGGIDEETLPNYAACGVDVISMGSLTHSVRNISFSLEIRPVTTA, encoded by the coding sequence ATGGGTATGACGGTTCTCGATGAATTGCTTGATTTCCTCAAAGAAGATACCCCTGCGGGCGATGTGACGTCAGAAGCGGTTATTCCCGATATCACCTGCACGGCCGCCATCCGCGCGGAACAGGATGGCACCCTTGCCGGGATAGAAGAGGCGACACTCCTCTTCACCCACTTTGGTATCGCGGTCACGAACGGAAAACGGGATGGTGACACGGTAAGAAGGGACGAGTCCGTTCTCACCTTTTCAGGAACTGCGAAAAACATCCTCCTTGTCGAGCGGACAGCGCTCAACATCCTCGGGCGGATGAGCGGTATTGCTACCCGCACGGCAGCCATGGCGGCAATCGTGAGACGCGTGAACCCGGCATGCCGGGTGGCCGGCACCCGGAAGACCTGCCCCGGCTTCCGGAGGTTTGACAAGAAAGCCGTGCAGATCGGCGGGGGCGATCCCCACCGGATGAACCTGAGCGACGGGATCCTGATCAAGGACAACCACCTTGCTATCGTGCCTCTCGAAAAAGCCATCCATAAGGCCCGGGCGCACTCGGCGTACAAGAAGATCGAAGTCGAGGTTGAATCGGCCGCAGATGCCGTACGGGCTGCCCGGGCCGGCGCAGATATCATCATGCTCGACAACATGATGCCGTTGCAGGTGCAGGAGACGCTTGCATCGCTTCAGGAAAACGGGGTACGGGACCGCGTTGTCATCGAGATCTCCGGGGGAATCGATGAGGAGACGCTTCCGAACTATGCGGCCTGCGGCGTAGATGTGATCAGCATGGGTTCGCTCACCCATAGCGTGCGGAACATCTCCTTCAGCCTTGAGATCCGACCGGTCACCACTGCCTGA
- a CDS encoding amino acid kinase family protein, producing MVPTPKRENRRPLVVKFGGSLYDSVPSLIPVLSVSPRPLLIVPGGGPFANVVRQAGLDDEMAHWEAIAAMDRYGEYVASFGLPVTEQPVPPETPTVFLPLRCLKERDPLPHSWDVTSDTIAAWIAAELGLDLILLKSVDGIPSGLGVLDQVSAVVETDVVDPLFIPFVIKNKVETFILNGRHPDLLAGFLRGEPVWGTQISTTF from the coding sequence ATGGTGCCTACACCGAAAAGAGAGAACAGAAGACCGCTGGTCGTGAAATTCGGAGGGAGCCTGTACGACAGCGTCCCATCGCTCATTCCCGTGCTCTCTGTATCCCCGCGCCCGCTCCTCATTGTCCCGGGAGGGGGGCCCTTTGCCAATGTGGTTCGGCAGGCAGGTCTCGACGACGAAATGGCACACTGGGAGGCAATCGCTGCAATGGACCGGTATGGAGAGTACGTGGCGTCATTTGGCCTGCCCGTCACAGAACAGCCTGTCCCGCCCGAAACGCCGACGGTCTTCCTTCCGCTGCGCTGCCTGAAAGAGCGCGACCCCCTGCCTCACTCCTGGGACGTCACCTCGGATACGATTGCCGCGTGGATTGCCGCAGAGCTCGGCCTCGACCTCATCCTTCTCAAATCTGTGGATGGGATCCCTTCAGGACTCGGGGTTCTCGATCAAGTGAGCGCGGTGGTGGAGACCGATGTTGTCGACCCGCTGTTCATCCCCTTTGTAATAAAAAATAAGGTCGAGACCTTCATCCTGAACGGGAGACACCCGGATCTCCTTGCAGGATTCCTCCGCGGCGAACCGGTATGGGGGACACAGATCAGTACAACCTTTTAA
- a CDS encoding tRNA (N(6)-L-threonylcarbamoyladenosine(37)-C(2))-methylthiotransferase, protein MAPGEPQSGDYDNLPPGLCNRRVCIETYGCRYNFGDTAKLTEVLKHRGCSIADSVDDADVVIVNTCTVVGPTERRMLRRLSALRDRDLFVTGCMPQVQKEAILSVCDPGFIAPDAIQEWYRRVGTVAAGSVGIVQLAQGCNGTCTYCITRQARGPLRSFPLHEVRRQVAAYAACGAAEIQLTAQDVSSYGKDIGLSLAGLLNDIGDPPGSYCIRVGMMNPATVMDDLDAIIDAFSAERIFRFLHLPVQSGSDTILERMGRQYTVRDFCRIIAAFRKRYPEITVMTDMIAGFPGETEEDFSASIDLIRRLRPNKVNVTRYSKRPFTPLSQEKDILDSVKKNRSRIMLSCSEQVYAEVNRPWLGREVPFIVTETIREGSVMARSPAYQGIVINEDLPVGYEGHAVLRKDRKYFFIGERVT, encoded by the coding sequence ATGGCACCTGGTGAACCACAATCCGGTGACTATGATAACCTTCCGCCCGGGCTCTGCAACCGGAGGGTCTGTATCGAAACCTACGGGTGCCGGTATAATTTCGGGGATACGGCCAAACTCACCGAGGTATTGAAACACCGGGGCTGCAGTATTGCCGATTCTGTGGATGATGCCGACGTTGTCATCGTCAATACCTGCACGGTGGTCGGGCCGACAGAGCGGCGGATGCTTCGCAGGCTCTCGGCGCTGCGGGACCGGGATCTCTTTGTTACAGGCTGCATGCCTCAGGTCCAGAAGGAGGCTATCCTCTCGGTCTGCGATCCCGGTTTCATTGCACCGGATGCAATACAGGAGTGGTACCGCCGGGTGGGCACGGTTGCCGCCGGCAGTGTGGGGATTGTGCAGCTTGCACAGGGGTGCAACGGCACCTGTACCTATTGTATCACTCGGCAGGCACGGGGCCCGCTCCGGAGTTTTCCCCTGCACGAGGTCCGCAGGCAGGTGGCAGCATATGCCGCGTGTGGTGCAGCAGAGATCCAACTGACGGCCCAGGATGTCAGTTCCTATGGAAAGGATATCGGCCTGTCCCTTGCCGGCCTGCTGAACGATATTGGCGATCCCCCGGGGAGCTACTGCATCCGTGTCGGGATGATGAATCCAGCAACGGTCATGGACGATCTCGATGCGATCATTGATGCCTTCTCCGCAGAAAGGATCTTTCGATTCCTCCACCTTCCGGTACAGTCCGGATCCGACACCATCCTGGAACGGATGGGCCGGCAGTATACGGTCCGGGACTTCTGCAGGATTATCGCCGCATTCAGGAAACGCTACCCGGAGATCACGGTGATGACCGACATGATCGCCGGGTTCCCCGGGGAAACGGAGGAGGACTTCTCCGCCTCGATCGACCTCATCCGCCGCCTCCGGCCAAACAAGGTGAACGTGACCCGGTACTCGAAACGGCCTTTCACGCCCCTCTCGCAGGAAAAGGACATCCTAGATTCCGTCAAAAAGAATCGCTCCCGCATCATGTTGTCCTGTTCCGAACAGGTCTATGCAGAGGTAAACCGGCCCTGGCTTGGGCGGGAGGTCCCGTTCATTGTCACGGAAACGATCCGGGAAGGTTCCGTCATGGCCCGTTCCCCGGCCTACCAGGGCATCGTCATCAATGAGGACCTGCCGGTGGGATATGAAGGGCATGCCGTGCTCAGGAAAGACCGGAAGTACTTTTTCATTGGTGAGCGGGTGACCTGA